In the genome of Fulvivirga maritima, one region contains:
- a CDS encoding helix-turn-helix transcriptional regulator: protein MPVNRNALIRYNTIDKCLRNKYRQWTLEDLIEACSEALYEYEGIDKGVSKRTVQMDIQMMRSDKLGYNAPIVVKDRKYYLYEDPEYSIKNNPLTENDLNKLNEVIDILRQFKGFSHFQEMSGMIQRLEDKVYTARTQEHSIIHLETNHHLVGIEHLDDLYQAIQKKQVLTIKYQSFKAKRPHNITLHPYLLKEYRNRWFVLGRKSVKEPLLTLALDRIQEISLNKQLTFIEDPDFNADEHFKHVIGVTVERHQRPQKVHLAIDQKNAPYVITKPLHQSQQAVSQSTEGIEITIEVQLNYELERVILGFGNSVKVLSPERLKKRIKKIHEEAAQSYD from the coding sequence ATGCCCGTTAACAGAAATGCGCTCATTCGTTATAATACTATAGATAAATGCCTTAGAAATAAGTACAGACAGTGGACTTTGGAAGACCTGATAGAAGCTTGCTCTGAAGCTTTGTATGAATATGAAGGTATAGATAAAGGCGTAAGCAAAAGAACTGTGCAAATGGACATTCAAATGATGCGTAGTGACAAGCTGGGGTACAATGCACCAATAGTGGTTAAAGACCGTAAGTACTATCTATATGAAGACCCGGAATACTCTATTAAGAACAACCCGCTCACTGAAAATGATCTGAATAAGCTTAATGAGGTCATAGACATTCTTAGACAGTTCAAGGGCTTCTCGCACTTTCAGGAAATGAGTGGCATGATTCAGCGGCTGGAAGACAAAGTATATACTGCAAGAACTCAGGAGCACTCTATCATTCACCTGGAAACCAATCACCATTTAGTAGGCATAGAGCATCTGGATGATTTGTATCAGGCTATACAAAAGAAGCAGGTTTTAACCATAAAATATCAATCTTTCAAAGCGAAAAGACCTCATAATATCACTTTGCACCCCTACCTTTTAAAGGAATATCGCAACCGCTGGTTTGTACTAGGACGAAAGAGTGTAAAAGAGCCCCTGCTCACCTTGGCACTGGATCGTATTCAGGAAATAAGTCTTAATAAACAACTCACATTTATTGAAGATCCTGATTTCAATGCAGATGAACATTTTAAGCACGTAATTGGAGTTACAGTGGAGCGCCATCAGCGTCCGCAAAAGGTACATTTAGCAATAGATCAAAAAAATGCTCCTTATGTAATTACTAAACCGCTGCATCAGTCGCAGCAGGCGGTTTCTCAATCTACTGAAGGTATTGAGATCACTATAGAAGTACAGCTGAACTATGAATTGGAACGTGTGATTCTTGGGTTCGGTAATTCTGTTAAAGTTCTGAGTCCAGAGAGATTAAAGAAGCGAATTAAGAAAATTCATGAAGAAGCGGCTCAGAGTTATGATTGA
- a CDS encoding 2'-5' RNA ligase family protein: MTENSLEQHYQNLYHSSINQIKAKGCSVDPLLNDTQDDRYGITLLARPSEKVKNNIDEFLHSLKAIDSDQYYYPATDLHVTIMSIISCYSGFSLEQINVPDYNGLIKTALNGIPPFNIQFKGISASPSSIIICGYPEGNAMQMMRDQLRKHFKNSGLEESIDKRYTLKTAHATVVRFQKPLLHQKQYLNMLDTFTTHDFGSFTVNEPELVFNDWYQKADKVQQLATFNL; encoded by the coding sequence ATGACTGAGAACAGCCTGGAGCAGCACTACCAAAACCTGTATCACTCTTCTATCAATCAAATAAAAGCTAAGGGCTGCTCGGTAGATCCATTGCTAAATGATACGCAAGATGACCGATATGGCATTACTTTATTAGCTCGGCCTTCTGAAAAGGTTAAAAATAACATTGATGAGTTTCTCCATTCACTCAAAGCCATTGATTCTGATCAGTATTATTACCCTGCAACAGATCTACACGTTACTATCATGTCGATCATTTCCTGCTACAGTGGTTTTAGTCTGGAGCAAATTAATGTGCCTGATTATAATGGCCTTATAAAAACCGCTCTTAACGGCATCCCTCCTTTCAATATTCAATTTAAAGGCATTTCCGCTTCTCCTTCTTCTATCATCATCTGCGGATACCCTGAAGGTAATGCCATGCAAATGATGCGCGATCAACTCAGAAAGCATTTTAAGAATTCTGGCCTTGAAGAATCCATTGACAAAAGGTACACCTTAAAAACAGCTCATGCTACAGTGGTGCGCTTTCAGAAACCGTTGCTTCATCAAAAGCAGTATCTGAATATGCTCGATACATTTACAACTCATGATTTTGGTTCTTTTACCGTAAATGAGCCTGAACTGGTTTTTAATGATTGGTATCAGAAAGCTGATAAGGTGCAGCAACTCGCTACTTTCAATCTTTAA
- a CDS encoding IS110 family transposase: MKKMRANAAGIDIGAKHIFVSVENKDVRVFETFTESFKEASCYLLSEGIETVAMEATGVYWIILYEILESAGLDVWLVDGRQTRQVPGRKTDVKDCQWIQQLHSHGLLNRCFVPDAQVKEVRAYQRLREDHLRTASMHVNHMQKALIEMNIRLKEVLSQIHGASGLAIIEAILAGERDAQKLLSLCHSSIREKKASQVIKALSGYYTESGLFALGQAYGGYKFYKQQILACDQKLEEVMKRFNNYDSDMESKNEIDSVKDRKPVRHNKPDIDHLGGHLLKIFSGKDATCLPGITDYTWLQLYSEIGMELCKWPSEKHFTSWLGLSPGQHQSGKKNKTRNRKYRPKAGQIFRQIA, translated from the coding sequence ATGAAAAAGATGAGAGCAAATGCTGCAGGCATAGATATAGGAGCCAAGCACATTTTCGTATCCGTGGAAAACAAGGATGTTCGTGTTTTTGAGACTTTCACTGAAAGTTTTAAAGAGGCATCGTGTTATTTATTATCAGAGGGGATCGAGACAGTGGCCATGGAAGCCACCGGCGTTTACTGGATCATCCTTTATGAGATCCTAGAATCAGCAGGTTTAGATGTCTGGTTAGTAGATGGGCGCCAGACAAGACAAGTACCAGGTCGAAAGACTGATGTAAAGGACTGTCAATGGATTCAGCAACTTCATAGTCATGGCTTATTGAATCGCTGTTTTGTTCCCGATGCACAAGTGAAGGAAGTTCGTGCTTACCAGCGGTTGCGAGAAGATCATCTCAGAACAGCCTCTATGCATGTAAACCACATGCAAAAGGCGCTAATAGAGATGAACATCCGGCTCAAAGAAGTGCTCAGTCAGATACATGGCGCCAGTGGTCTGGCGATCATAGAAGCCATCCTGGCAGGGGAACGTGATGCCCAAAAGCTCTTATCCCTGTGCCATAGCAGTATTAGAGAAAAGAAAGCCTCTCAAGTCATCAAGGCACTTTCAGGCTATTATACCGAGTCAGGGTTATTTGCTTTGGGACAGGCATACGGTGGTTACAAATTTTATAAACAACAAATACTGGCATGTGACCAAAAACTGGAAGAAGTCATGAAGCGGTTCAATAACTACGATTCAGATATGGAAAGCAAAAATGAAATAGATTCTGTCAAAGATCGAAAACCTGTTAGACATAATAAACCTGATATAGACCACTTAGGAGGACACCTGCTCAAAATCTTTTCAGGCAAAGATGCTACGTGTTTACCGGGTATTACCGATTATACCTGGCTACAATTGTATTCTGAAATAGGCATGGAACTTTGTAAGTGGCCCAGCGAGAAACACTTCACTTCATGGCTAGGATTATCTCCAGGTCAACACCAGTCTGGCAAGAAAAATAAAACCAGAAACAGAAAGTACAGGCCAAAGGCAGGACAAATATTCAGACAAATAGCCTAA
- a CDS encoding glycoside hydrolase family 31 protein codes for MAVKIKEKQLQGNGHVDPKLTKTLTENVVQMQENFSFVQVNEFQPNVDGWNIIGKVSYTQNGNDILLTNAQGYQVKVSFLSPLAIRVRFKPVVNPNYSSDNSYAVVNRNLGKVKIKVEELPDDGGTLKIDTGALQVLIGLDPYGISVQKDGKVITEDTYSKNLVFSNQAVANLKKSPETESYFGFGEKAGSQLDKKEFTLTFFNYDNFTYNNTAADGSRLVPAGNEGGPLNPSSPLYNSMPFCLAVGKGQQSVEYAYGVYLDNVSQTYFNLGSNDYSDMDGKYYFGALYGELDYYLMVGQESDSANVIADVINQYSELTGRAAMPPMYALGYQQGCYGYYDRWILTSVAQAYRAAKIPIDGLHIDVDFQNNYRTFTNSENKFPNVQEMFDQLHEMGFKCSTNITGIITANPLDENGNSKTPYPTRDGVLNLNPNNAPYSTYKDGVKVKPFIYNTRANQAPSPEIFLANESYGIDTGLNPFKYPTPAQPEGTNELGTYGFYCDLGQPDIQEWWGDQYDYLLTMGLDMIWQDMTCPALVPNEDNHNEDKTLPLDLMMYDKVTEMYQPNAKIHNAFSLNLVQATYQGIKKLKLSKEYKKGPDGKPLYNYNKRNFIISRGGFAGVHRYAGIWTGDSSSSWDFLAINIPEVLNVGLSGLPISGCDIGGFANGSGSEEGGVTNYELFTRWMTAGAFLPWYRNHYDGYTKTFQEPYRYGSPVPENCAKYINMRYQLLQLFYDAMYESTQTGMPICRALFLNEVNDPEVFSYADDQFFVGKNLLVAPVVSQDWNKEVYLPAGCNWYVFDINGGKLPQPTAGGSTYNWYVTLDLVPVYIREGAILPVRELEQYVGEKPVNPLTFFVYPGKESTYQLYQDDKTTMNAEEKGEYRVTQISNINGDGYKEIQFQRSYDKYTPAEPYFIINLLGNLASPSEVLVNDASLEQVQSESALSEAKAGAWFYDQANERTLVNVPDNDANLLVRINY; via the coding sequence ATGGCTGTAAAAATTAAAGAAAAACAATTACAGGGTAATGGGCATGTAGACCCCAAGCTTACCAAAACGCTTACTGAAAATGTGGTACAAATGCAGGAGAACTTCTCTTTTGTACAAGTCAATGAATTTCAACCTAATGTGGATGGATGGAATATTATAGGCAAAGTCAGCTATACGCAAAATGGTAATGATATTTTGCTTACTAATGCTCAGGGCTATCAGGTGAAAGTCTCATTTTTATCACCTCTGGCTATTAGAGTAAGGTTTAAACCTGTGGTTAATCCAAACTATAGCAGTGATAACTCCTATGCTGTGGTGAATAGAAACTTAGGCAAGGTGAAGATAAAGGTAGAAGAACTGCCAGATGATGGTGGCACCCTGAAAATTGATACGGGAGCACTACAGGTACTTATTGGTTTGGATCCTTACGGTATTTCTGTTCAAAAAGATGGAAAGGTGATTACCGAAGATACTTATTCTAAGAATTTGGTTTTTAGTAATCAGGCTGTTGCGAATCTTAAAAAATCACCTGAAACGGAGTCTTATTTTGGCTTTGGAGAAAAGGCCGGTAGTCAGCTGGATAAGAAGGAGTTTACACTCACATTTTTTAATTATGATAACTTCACTTACAATAATACCGCAGCAGATGGTAGCAGGCTGGTGCCAGCCGGAAATGAAGGAGGGCCACTAAATCCTAGTTCTCCATTGTATAATTCCATGCCTTTTTGCCTGGCAGTAGGCAAAGGCCAACAGTCAGTAGAGTATGCCTATGGTGTTTATTTAGATAATGTTTCTCAAACATATTTTAACCTGGGTTCCAATGACTATTCTGATATGGATGGTAAGTATTATTTTGGAGCTTTATATGGTGAGTTAGATTATTATCTCATGGTAGGGCAAGAGAGTGATAGTGCTAATGTGATTGCTGATGTTATTAACCAGTATTCTGAGCTTACTGGCAGAGCCGCCATGCCGCCCATGTATGCGTTGGGCTATCAGCAGGGCTGCTATGGCTATTACGATCGGTGGATTCTTACCAGTGTAGCCCAGGCTTATCGGGCAGCCAAAATTCCCATAGATGGGTTGCATATTGATGTAGATTTTCAGAATAACTATAGAACCTTTACTAATAGCGAAAACAAATTTCCTAACGTGCAGGAGATGTTTGATCAGCTGCATGAAATGGGCTTTAAGTGCAGTACTAATATTACCGGTATCATTACTGCCAATCCGTTAGATGAAAATGGAAATAGCAAAACACCGTATCCTACCCGAGACGGGGTTTTGAATCTGAACCCTAATAATGCTCCTTATTCTACTTATAAAGATGGGGTGAAGGTAAAGCCATTTATTTATAACACCAGGGCCAATCAGGCGCCGAGCCCTGAGATATTTCTGGCCAACGAAAGCTATGGAATAGACACAGGCCTTAATCCTTTTAAATACCCAACGCCAGCCCAGCCAGAAGGCACTAATGAGCTGGGTACATATGGTTTTTATTGTGATTTGGGACAGCCCGATATTCAGGAATGGTGGGGGGACCAGTATGATTATCTGCTGACCATGGGCTTAGATATGATCTGGCAAGACATGACTTGTCCGGCTTTAGTGCCTAATGAAGATAATCATAATGAAGATAAAACCCTGCCGCTAGATCTGATGATGTATGATAAGGTGACGGAGATGTATCAGCCCAACGCTAAAATACATAATGCCTTTTCTCTTAATCTGGTGCAGGCTACCTATCAAGGGATTAAAAAGCTGAAATTGAGCAAGGAATATAAAAAAGGCCCTGATGGCAAGCCATTGTATAATTATAATAAGCGAAATTTCATTATTTCTCGAGGAGGCTTTGCTGGCGTACATCGCTATGCTGGTATTTGGACGGGTGATTCATCTTCCAGCTGGGACTTCCTAGCCATTAATATCCCGGAGGTTTTAAATGTAGGTCTTTCCGGTTTGCCTATTTCTGGCTGTGATATAGGCGGTTTTGCAAATGGTTCTGGTAGTGAAGAAGGAGGCGTTACTAACTATGAGCTCTTTACCAGATGGATGACCGCCGGAGCGTTTTTACCCTGGTATCGAAATCATTATGATGGTTATACTAAGACTTTTCAAGAGCCTTATCGCTATGGCTCACCCGTGCCGGAGAATTGTGCTAAATATATTAACATGCGTTATCAGCTGCTGCAGCTGTTTTATGATGCTATGTATGAAAGCACGCAGACGGGCATGCCTATTTGCCGGGCTCTGTTCTTAAATGAGGTGAATGATCCGGAAGTTTTTTCTTATGCTGATGATCAATTTTTTGTAGGAAAAAACCTGCTGGTAGCACCAGTAGTTTCGCAAGATTGGAATAAGGAGGTGTATTTGCCTGCTGGCTGTAATTGGTATGTTTTTGATATTAATGGAGGAAAATTACCGCAACCAACGGCTGGCGGAAGTACTTATAATTGGTATGTAACGCTCGATTTGGTGCCCGTTTATATTAGAGAAGGAGCAATTTTACCAGTAAGGGAGCTTGAGCAATACGTAGGCGAAAAGCCAGTCAACCCGCTCACCTTCTTTGTTTATCCAGGAAAGGAAAGCACTTATCAGCTCTATCAAGATGATAAAACTACCATGAATGCCGAAGAAAAAGGCGAGTACAGAGTAACTCAAATTTCTAATATTAATGGAGATGGTTACAAAGAGATCCAATTTCAGAGATCTTATGATAAATACACACCGGCAGAGCCTTACTTTATCATTAATTTGCTAGGCAACCTGGCTTCACCATCAGAAGTGCTGGTGAACGATGCGAGCTTAGAGCAGGTTCAGTCTGAATCAGCGCTTAGTGAAGCAAAAGCAGGAGCGTGGTTCTATGATCAAGCCAATGAGAGAACACTTGTTAATGTTCCTGATAATGATGCCAATTTGCTGGTGAGGATTAACTACTGA
- a CDS encoding IS1380 family transposase, translating into MVTQNIGSLPIEYSSKPVTPFGGMSLMKRFIDQVGIREKLAELALPSPGSNRGYDPKQIVESFWLSIWTGASRYIHCDWLRYDTVLQSIFGWDGMPSQSTYSRFFGKFSQSLNNEVFPELQQWFFDQLRLGALTIDFDSTVITRYGDQQGSSKGYNPNKRGRNSHHPLMAFVSQTRMVANAWLRPGNTAASSSCREFMEETFKHALAGQKVGLVRADSGFYNEEIMSYLDEELLNYIMAVRMYPNVKSEVWGLKDWVKLAKGIELNEMVFSHENGKPRRYIIVKKQVDIRPHAGGKELFEDQPGYRYSCYVTNMDLPLDQIWNMYNTRADCENRIKELKQDFGLENFCLQDFWATEASFRFIMVAYNLMSLFRHFALNHHRKATLSTLRSYCFALGAWTANHANKKVLKISLPSKRRPWMEGIFLNISSTSPPFDYSNE; encoded by the coding sequence ATGGTTACTCAAAATATAGGGTCTTTACCCATTGAATATTCCTCCAAGCCAGTGACACCCTTTGGAGGGATGAGTTTAATGAAACGATTTATCGATCAGGTAGGGATACGAGAAAAATTAGCCGAACTGGCACTTCCATCTCCTGGTTCTAACCGAGGGTATGACCCCAAGCAAATCGTAGAGAGTTTTTGGCTGAGTATCTGGACAGGGGCTAGTAGATACATCCATTGTGACTGGTTGAGATATGATACTGTTTTACAGTCAATTTTTGGATGGGATGGTATGCCTAGCCAAAGTACCTACAGTCGTTTTTTTGGAAAATTCTCTCAATCCCTAAACAACGAAGTATTTCCAGAGCTTCAACAATGGTTCTTTGACCAGCTCCGTTTAGGAGCACTCACCATTGATTTTGATAGTACTGTGATCACTCGATATGGAGATCAACAAGGGAGTAGTAAAGGTTATAACCCCAACAAAAGAGGGAGAAATTCACATCACCCCTTGATGGCCTTTGTGAGTCAAACCAGAATGGTGGCCAATGCATGGCTCAGGCCAGGCAACACAGCGGCCAGTAGTAGTTGCAGGGAGTTCATGGAAGAAACCTTTAAGCACGCCTTGGCAGGACAAAAAGTAGGTCTGGTAAGGGCCGATAGTGGTTTTTACAACGAAGAAATCATGTCATATCTAGATGAAGAACTCCTCAATTACATTATGGCTGTACGCATGTACCCCAATGTAAAAAGCGAAGTTTGGGGGCTTAAAGATTGGGTCAAACTGGCAAAGGGAATAGAGCTGAACGAGATGGTTTTCAGTCATGAAAACGGTAAGCCAAGACGATACATTATTGTAAAAAAGCAAGTTGACATCAGGCCACATGCAGGAGGCAAGGAACTTTTTGAAGATCAGCCTGGCTATCGATATAGTTGCTATGTGACCAATATGGATTTACCTCTGGATCAGATTTGGAACATGTACAACACCCGCGCCGATTGTGAGAACAGAATTAAGGAATTGAAACAAGATTTTGGGCTTGAAAATTTTTGTTTACAAGATTTTTGGGCAACAGAAGCCTCCTTTCGCTTTATCATGGTGGCTTACAATTTGATGAGTTTATTCAGGCATTTTGCGTTGAACCATCATCGAAAAGCAACCCTATCAACCCTCAGATCCTATTGCTTTGCATTAGGAGCCTGGACAGCAAACCATGCTAATAAAAAGGTTTTAAAAATCTCATTACCCTCCAAAAGAAGACCCTGGATGGAGGGAATATTCTTGAACATATCGTCTACTAGTCCTCCTTTTGATTATTCTAATGAATAA
- a CDS encoding IS3 family transposase, with product MRKLENEKVSAYIRTIHSNSRGRYGSPKITEELRDLGWRISRPRVARIMRNQGIRSIICRKFRGTTTQSRHNYPVAKNLLNPDYALEN from the coding sequence ATGAGAAAGTTGGAGAATGAAAAGGTATCCGCATATATCAGGACTATACACAGCAATAGCAGAGGAAGGTATGGTAGCCCGAAGATCACCGAGGAGTTACGAGACCTGGGTTGGCGTATCTCTCGCCCCAGAGTGGCCAGGATCATGCGTAACCAGGGCATTAGAAGTATTATTTGCAGAAAGTTCAGAGGAACTACCACCCAATCAAGACACAACTATCCAGTAGCTAAAAACCTATTAAACCCTGATTATGCATTAGAAAACTAA
- a CDS encoding GNAT family N-acetyltransferase, whose amino-acid sequence MVKLLRTDSEHEDYIHLTHLLNDDLADRYNVEPSLFLKINAKKLSWVVVIYAGDIAIGCGAIRSFDDHSVEIKRVYVHPDHRGSGAAFKLLTELEAWAKELGYSRTVLETGTGQPEAIKFYKKYGYTAIPNYGEGGDLSRCFEKMLVSEVQQCSADQS is encoded by the coding sequence ATGGTGAAGCTGCTGAGAACGGATAGTGAGCATGAAGATTATATTCATTTAACACATTTACTTAATGATGATTTGGCTGATAGGTATAATGTAGAACCCTCGCTGTTTCTAAAAATCAATGCCAAAAAACTCAGCTGGGTGGTAGTGATTTATGCTGGTGATATCGCTATTGGTTGTGGTGCTATTAGATCTTTTGATGATCATTCTGTAGAGATTAAGCGGGTATATGTGCACCCTGATCATAGAGGCAGTGGAGCCGCTTTTAAGTTACTTACAGAGCTGGAAGCCTGGGCTAAAGAGCTGGGCTATAGTAGAACAGTATTGGAAACGGGCACGGGACAGCCAGAAGCTATTAAGTTTTATAAGAAGTATGGCTACACGGCCATTCCTAATTATGGAGAGGGAGGAGATTTGAGCCGTTGTTTCGAGAAAATGCTAGTGAGCGAAGTACAGCAATGTTCCGCTGATCAATCATAA
- a CDS encoding transposase, whose translation MKRARREFDKEFKQIAVNLCLSGKSTREVADELGLRTELVTRWKREYNEYKEGSFSGHGNQNLTSEQKEIARLKRELREAQLERDILKKAVSIFSKGDNKYSGS comes from the coding sequence ATGAAAAGAGCAAGAAGAGAGTTTGACAAGGAGTTTAAACAGATAGCAGTGAACCTGTGCCTGTCAGGAAAAAGTACAAGAGAAGTAGCTGATGAGCTTGGTTTAAGGACTGAGCTGGTTACCCGATGGAAACGTGAATACAATGAGTACAAAGAAGGTAGTTTTTCAGGTCATGGTAATCAGAATTTAACCTCAGAACAAAAGGAGATAGCCCGTTTAAAACGAGAACTGCGTGAAGCCCAACTAGAAAGGGATATTTTAAAAAAGGCAGTAAGCATCTTCTCCAAGGGAGACAACAAATATTCCGGTTCATAA
- a CDS encoding SDR family NAD(P)-dependent oxidoreductase, translating to MANFENKVALITGGSGSIGFETAKNLAGKGAKVLIVDIDENALQEKEKEAKDAGLDISYCVADVTKSDQVENYVNTCIERYRKIDFFFNNAGIEGVVKPMQEYPEDVFDKVLAVNVKGVYLGMKYVIPKIEDGGSIVITSSVAGLQGSPGMVGYITSKHAVIGIMRTAALELGARNVRVNTVHPGVVDNRMMRSLEDGMNPGHGAEVKAQMESTVPLKRYAKAEDISNMAAFLFSEESSYVNGTTISVDGGMKA from the coding sequence ATGGCAAATTTTGAAAATAAAGTGGCTTTGATCACTGGAGGTTCAGGCAGTATAGGATTTGAGACCGCAAAGAATCTTGCAGGAAAAGGAGCCAAAGTGCTTATTGTAGATATCGATGAAAATGCACTTCAGGAAAAAGAGAAAGAAGCTAAAGATGCAGGGCTGGATATTTCATATTGCGTAGCAGATGTTACCAAGAGTGACCAGGTAGAAAACTATGTAAATACCTGTATAGAAAGATATAGAAAAATAGATTTCTTCTTTAATAACGCGGGTATAGAAGGAGTAGTAAAGCCCATGCAAGAGTACCCTGAAGATGTTTTTGATAAAGTTTTAGCCGTTAACGTAAAAGGGGTTTATCTGGGAATGAAATATGTGATTCCTAAAATTGAAGATGGCGGTAGCATAGTAATTACCTCATCAGTAGCAGGATTGCAAGGTAGCCCGGGTATGGTAGGTTATATCACCAGTAAGCATGCTGTGATAGGTATTATGCGTACTGCGGCTTTAGAGCTGGGAGCAAGAAATGTAAGAGTAAACACCGTACACCCTGGTGTAGTAGATAATCGCATGATGCGCTCTTTAGAAGATGGAATGAATCCGGGACATGGTGCTGAAGTAAAAGCGCAGATGGAAAGTACAGTTCCACTAAAAAGATATGCAAAAGCGGAAGATATAAGTAACATGGCCGCCTTCTTATTTTCAGAAGAAAGCAGCTATGTAAATGGTACCACAATCTCAGTAGACGGAGGGATGAAAGCGTAA
- a CDS encoding IS110 family transposase, with the protein MKKMRANAAGIDIGAKHIFVSVENKDVRVFETFTESFKEASCYLLSEGIETVAMEATGVYWIILYEILESAGLDVWLVDGRQTRQVPGRKTDVKDCQWIQQLHSHGLLNRCFVPDAQVKEVRAYQRLREDHLRTASMHVNHMQKALIEMNIRLKEVLSQIHGASGLAIIEAILAGERDAQKLLSLCHSSIREKKASQVIKALSGYYTESGLFALGQAYSGYKFYKQQILACDQKLEEVMKRFNNYDSDMESKNEIDSVKDRKPVRHNKPDIDHLGGHLLKIFSGKDATCLPGITDYTWLQLYSEIGMELCKWPSEKHFTSWLGLSPGQHQSGKKNKTRNRKYRPKAGQIFRQIAQSLIESKKIALGAFGRRLKSKRGPGIATKATARKLAVLYWRLMVKGLDYTERGIKAYEEKMQLHRERWLVKTAKELGYELEQIPI; encoded by the coding sequence ATGAAAAAGATGAGAGCAAATGCTGCAGGCATAGATATAGGAGCCAAGCACATTTTCGTATCCGTGGAAAACAAGGATGTTCGTGTTTTTGAGACTTTCACTGAAAGTTTTAAAGAGGCATCGTGTTATTTATTATCAGAGGGGATCGAGACAGTGGCCATGGAAGCCACCGGCGTTTACTGGATCATCCTTTATGAGATCCTAGAATCAGCAGGTTTAGATGTCTGGTTAGTAGATGGGCGCCAGACAAGACAAGTACCAGGTCGAAAGACTGATGTAAAGGACTGTCAATGGATTCAGCAACTTCATAGTCATGGCTTATTGAATCGCTGTTTTGTTCCCGATGCACAAGTGAAGGAAGTTCGTGCTTACCAGCGGTTGCGAGAAGATCATCTCAGAACAGCCTCTATGCATGTAAACCACATGCAAAAGGCGCTAATAGAGATGAACATCCGGCTCAAAGAAGTGCTCAGTCAGATACATGGCGCCAGTGGTCTGGCGATCATAGAAGCCATCCTGGCAGGGGAACGTGATGCCCAAAAGCTCTTATCCCTGTGCCATAGCAGTATTAGAGAAAAGAAAGCCTCTCAAGTCATCAAGGCACTTTCAGGCTATTATACCGAGTCAGGGTTATTTGCTTTGGGACAGGCATACAGTGGTTACAAATTTTATAAACAACAAATACTGGCATGTGACCAAAAACTGGAAGAAGTCATGAAGCGGTTCAATAACTACGATTCAGATATGGAAAGCAAAAATGAAATAGATTCTGTTAAAGATCGAAAACCTGTTAGACATAATAAACCTGATATAGACCACTTAGGAGGACACCTGCTGAAAATCTTTTCAGGCAAAGATGCTACGTGTTTGCCGGGTATTACCGATTATACCTGGCTACAATTGTATTCTGAAATAGGCATGGAACTTTGTAAGTGGCCCAGTGAGAAACATTTCACTTCATGGCTAGGATTATCTCCAGGTCAACACCAGTCTGGCAAGAAAAATAAAACCAGAAACAGAAAGTACAGGCCAAAGGCAGGACAAATATTCAGACAAATAGCCCAAAGTTTAATAGAAAGCAAAAAGATAGCACTGGGAGCTTTTGGGCGTAGATTGAAAAGCAAAAGAGGTCCAGGCATAGCCACTAAAGCTACCGCCCGAAAACTGGCCGTACTCTACTGGCGGCTTATGGTAAAAGGGCTTGATTATACAGAACGGGGCATCAAAGCATATGAAGAAAAAATGCAGCTCCATAGAGAAAGATGGCTAGTAAAAACAGCTAAAGAATTAGGTTATGAGCTTGAACAAATACCTATTTAG
- a CDS encoding MerC domain-containing protein: MKNSFVGVHWDFLGFSASFLCVIHCLALPIILSLSPWVGWQVMHDPGIELTILVVSLVIAAFALFHGYRNHHGNFKPIIIAFAGFLFILVGHAFFHDHEVFITAPGAILVAIAHVLNWYYERNEVKPTHSSKQNKLHNK; encoded by the coding sequence ATGAAAAATAGTTTCGTAGGGGTTCACTGGGATTTTTTGGGGTTTAGTGCTTCATTTTTATGTGTGATACACTGCTTGGCTTTGCCTATAATTCTTAGCCTATCGCCTTGGGTGGGCTGGCAGGTGATGCATGATCCCGGCATTGAGCTTACAATTCTTGTTGTTAGCCTTGTAATAGCTGCTTTTGCGTTGTTTCATGGCTATAGAAATCATCATGGCAATTTCAAACCGATAATAATTGCTTTTGCTGGCTTTTTATTCATTTTGGTTGGTCATGCCTTTTTTCATGATCATGAAGTGTTCATCACCGCTCCGGGGGCCATTTTGGTGGCTATTGCTCATGTGCTCAACTGGTATTACGAACGAAATGAAGTGAAGCCAACGCATAGTTCGAAGCAAAATAAATTACACAATAAATGA